One window from the genome of Malus domestica chromosome 01, GDT2T_hap1 encodes:
- the LOC103432421 gene encoding uncharacterized protein isoform X2: protein MVNIVGEMENPEANQLPEVDSLPDGFVVSSPEPLAPATPTVEQEKPLGNNENDNSTERDSSKEPVGESAANEFQPSQDRAEKTQKLRTFPVLLSETDSSHVSVESVQVPKDASAEQTEEGTLVMPDSSVSVSEASVGLSVGGEVKEEQVEARCQSSERPEGGSDASPTNLKETSSLESVGTLKNRKTESTETKRKSVKRTFKSEKEFIEFTLKYQQALAERDSAISVRDKLESLCRELQRQNKVLMDECKRVSTEGQNLRLDLSVKFQDAIKDVSTKLDEQKEECISQLKENEMLRTKLQQLTYQHTLSEQQYEQKLKQKSLELQIADLKTKQHEEKLLQEQSQMKLYAEQVSQLLSTEKNLRLQLTADGEKFQQFQDALLKSNEVFETFKQEIEKMAKSIKELKKENLFLKSKCEKTDVTLIELVDERERLKKQLEKTKNQKEKLESLCRSLQAERKQNSTGSNNSDSVPS, encoded by the exons ATGGTGAACATTGTAGGTGAAATGGAGAACCCAGAAGCAAATCAGCTTCCTGAAGTTGATTCTTTGCCTGATGGGTTTGTTGTGAGCTCCCCAGAGCCGCTGGCTCCGGCAACTCCAACCGTAGAACAAGAGAAGCCGTTGGGTAACAACGAGAATGATAATTCTACAGAAAGGGATAGTTCAAAGGAACCTGTAGGTGAATCGGCTGCAAATGAGTTTCAGCCAAGCCAGGATAGGGCAGAGAAGACTCAGAAACTGAGAACGTTTCCTGTTCTGTTGTCTGAAACAGATAGTTCTCATGTTTCAGTAGAATCAGTTCAGGTTCCCAAAGATGCCTCTGCCGAGCAGACAGAAGAAGGTACACTCGTCATGCCTGATTCATCTGTTTCTGTTTCTGAGGCTTCGGTTGGGCTATCTGTAGGCGGTGAGGTAAAGGAGGAACAAGTTGAAGCAAGATGTCAAAGTTCAGAGAGAC CTGAAGGAGGCTCAGATGCGTCACCCACCAATTTGAAGGAAACGTCCTCATTGGAGAGTGTTGGAACTttgaaaaacagaaaaaca GAATCCACTGAAACCAAACGTAAGAGTGTAAAGCGTACCTTTAAATCTGAAAAGGAGTTCATAGAATTCACCTTGAAGTATCAACAAGCTCTTGCTGAAAGAGATTCGG ccATTTCTGTTCGAGATAAGCTTGAGTCCTTGTGCAGGGAGTTACAACGCCAGAACAAAGTATTAATG GATGAGTGCAAACGGGTGTCAACGGAGGGGCAGAACTTGAGATTAGATTTATCAGTCAAGTTCCAAGATGCAATAAAG GATGTGAGCACTAAATTGGATGAGCAAAAGGAAGAATGTATCTCTCAGCTAAAGGAGAATGAAAT GTTAAGAACTAAGCTCCAGCAGCTCACTTATCAGCACACTCTTTCTGAACAGCAATATGAACAGAAG TTAAAGCAGAAATCACTGGAGCTTCAAATTGCTGATTTGAAGACTAAGCAGCATGAAGAGAAATTACTCCAGGAACAGTCCCAGATGAAATTATATGCGGAACAGGTGTCACAGTTATTATCAACTGAAAAGAATTTGCGCTTACAGTTGACAGCTGATGGAGAGAAATTCCAACAGTTTCAG GATGCATTGTTGAAAAGCAATGAAGTTTTTGAGACATTTAAACAGGAGATTGAAAAG ATGGCAAAGTCCATCAAGGAACTCAAGAAGGAAAACTTATTCTTGAAGAGCAAATGTGAGAAAACAGATGTCACTCTTATAGAACTTGTAGACGAG CGTGAACGGTTGAAGAAACAGTTGGAGAAAACAAAGAACCAGAAAGAAAAGCTTGAATCATTGTGCCGGTCACTTCAAGCAGAAAGGAAACAGAACTCCACTGGGAGCAACAACTCCGATTCTGTTCCATCTTGA
- the LOC103432421 gene encoding uncharacterized protein isoform X3, translating to MENPEANQLPEVDSLPDGFVVSSPEPLAPATPTVEQEKPLGNNENDNSTERDSSKEPVGESAANEFQPSQDRAEKTQKLRTFPVLLSETDSSHVSVESVQVPKDASAEQTEEGTLVMPDSSVSVSEASVGLSVGGEVKEEQVEARCQSSERPAEGGSDASPTNLKETSSLESVGTLKNRKTESTETKRKSVKRTFKSEKEFIEFTLKYQQALAERDSAISVRDKLESLCRELQRQNKVLMDECKRVSTEGQNLRLDLSVKFQDAIKDVSTKLDEQKEECISQLKENEMLRTKLQQLTYQHTLSEQQYEQKLKQKSLELQIADLKTKQHEEKLLQEQSQMKLYAEQVSQLLSTEKNLRLQLTADGEKFQQFQDALLKSNEVFETFKQEIEKMAKSIKELKKENLFLKSKCEKTDVTLIELVDERERLKKQLEKTKNQKEKLESLCRSLQAERKQNSTGSNNSDSVPS from the exons ATGGAGAACCCAGAAGCAAATCAGCTTCCTGAAGTTGATTCTTTGCCTGATGGGTTTGTTGTGAGCTCCCCAGAGCCGCTGGCTCCGGCAACTCCAACCGTAGAACAAGAGAAGCCGTTGGGTAACAACGAGAATGATAATTCTACAGAAAGGGATAGTTCAAAGGAACCTGTAGGTGAATCGGCTGCAAATGAGTTTCAGCCAAGCCAGGATAGGGCAGAGAAGACTCAGAAACTGAGAACGTTTCCTGTTCTGTTGTCTGAAACAGATAGTTCTCATGTTTCAGTAGAATCAGTTCAGGTTCCCAAAGATGCCTCTGCCGAGCAGACAGAAGAAGGTACACTCGTCATGCCTGATTCATCTGTTTCTGTTTCTGAGGCTTCGGTTGGGCTATCTGTAGGCGGTGAGGTAAAGGAGGAACAAGTTGAAGCAAGATGTCAAAGTTCAGAGAGAC CAGCTGAAGGAGGCTCAGATGCGTCACCCACCAATTTGAAGGAAACGTCCTCATTGGAGAGTGTTGGAACTttgaaaaacagaaaaaca GAATCCACTGAAACCAAACGTAAGAGTGTAAAGCGTACCTTTAAATCTGAAAAGGAGTTCATAGAATTCACCTTGAAGTATCAACAAGCTCTTGCTGAAAGAGATTCGG ccATTTCTGTTCGAGATAAGCTTGAGTCCTTGTGCAGGGAGTTACAACGCCAGAACAAAGTATTAATG GATGAGTGCAAACGGGTGTCAACGGAGGGGCAGAACTTGAGATTAGATTTATCAGTCAAGTTCCAAGATGCAATAAAG GATGTGAGCACTAAATTGGATGAGCAAAAGGAAGAATGTATCTCTCAGCTAAAGGAGAATGAAAT GTTAAGAACTAAGCTCCAGCAGCTCACTTATCAGCACACTCTTTCTGAACAGCAATATGAACAGAAG TTAAAGCAGAAATCACTGGAGCTTCAAATTGCTGATTTGAAGACTAAGCAGCATGAAGAGAAATTACTCCAGGAACAGTCCCAGATGAAATTATATGCGGAACAGGTGTCACAGTTATTATCAACTGAAAAGAATTTGCGCTTACAGTTGACAGCTGATGGAGAGAAATTCCAACAGTTTCAG GATGCATTGTTGAAAAGCAATGAAGTTTTTGAGACATTTAAACAGGAGATTGAAAAG ATGGCAAAGTCCATCAAGGAACTCAAGAAGGAAAACTTATTCTTGAAGAGCAAATGTGAGAAAACAGATGTCACTCTTATAGAACTTGTAGACGAG CGTGAACGGTTGAAGAAACAGTTGGAGAAAACAAAGAACCAGAAAGAAAAGCTTGAATCATTGTGCCGGTCACTTCAAGCAGAAAGGAAACAGAACTCCACTGGGAGCAACAACTCCGATTCTGTTCCATCTTGA
- the LOC103432421 gene encoding uncharacterized protein isoform X1, whose translation MVNIVGEMENPEANQLPEVDSLPDGFVVSSPEPLAPATPTVEQEKPLGNNENDNSTERDSSKEPVGESAANEFQPSQDRAEKTQKLRTFPVLLSETDSSHVSVESVQVPKDASAEQTEEGTLVMPDSSVSVSEASVGLSVGGEVKEEQVEARCQSSERPAEGGSDASPTNLKETSSLESVGTLKNRKTESTETKRKSVKRTFKSEKEFIEFTLKYQQALAERDSAISVRDKLESLCRELQRQNKVLMDECKRVSTEGQNLRLDLSVKFQDAIKDVSTKLDEQKEECISQLKENEMLRTKLQQLTYQHTLSEQQYEQKLKQKSLELQIADLKTKQHEEKLLQEQSQMKLYAEQVSQLLSTEKNLRLQLTADGEKFQQFQDALLKSNEVFETFKQEIEKMAKSIKELKKENLFLKSKCEKTDVTLIELVDERERLKKQLEKTKNQKEKLESLCRSLQAERKQNSTGSNNSDSVPS comes from the exons ATGGTGAACATTGTAGGTGAAATGGAGAACCCAGAAGCAAATCAGCTTCCTGAAGTTGATTCTTTGCCTGATGGGTTTGTTGTGAGCTCCCCAGAGCCGCTGGCTCCGGCAACTCCAACCGTAGAACAAGAGAAGCCGTTGGGTAACAACGAGAATGATAATTCTACAGAAAGGGATAGTTCAAAGGAACCTGTAGGTGAATCGGCTGCAAATGAGTTTCAGCCAAGCCAGGATAGGGCAGAGAAGACTCAGAAACTGAGAACGTTTCCTGTTCTGTTGTCTGAAACAGATAGTTCTCATGTTTCAGTAGAATCAGTTCAGGTTCCCAAAGATGCCTCTGCCGAGCAGACAGAAGAAGGTACACTCGTCATGCCTGATTCATCTGTTTCTGTTTCTGAGGCTTCGGTTGGGCTATCTGTAGGCGGTGAGGTAAAGGAGGAACAAGTTGAAGCAAGATGTCAAAGTTCAGAGAGAC CAGCTGAAGGAGGCTCAGATGCGTCACCCACCAATTTGAAGGAAACGTCCTCATTGGAGAGTGTTGGAACTttgaaaaacagaaaaaca GAATCCACTGAAACCAAACGTAAGAGTGTAAAGCGTACCTTTAAATCTGAAAAGGAGTTCATAGAATTCACCTTGAAGTATCAACAAGCTCTTGCTGAAAGAGATTCGG ccATTTCTGTTCGAGATAAGCTTGAGTCCTTGTGCAGGGAGTTACAACGCCAGAACAAAGTATTAATG GATGAGTGCAAACGGGTGTCAACGGAGGGGCAGAACTTGAGATTAGATTTATCAGTCAAGTTCCAAGATGCAATAAAG GATGTGAGCACTAAATTGGATGAGCAAAAGGAAGAATGTATCTCTCAGCTAAAGGAGAATGAAAT GTTAAGAACTAAGCTCCAGCAGCTCACTTATCAGCACACTCTTTCTGAACAGCAATATGAACAGAAG TTAAAGCAGAAATCACTGGAGCTTCAAATTGCTGATTTGAAGACTAAGCAGCATGAAGAGAAATTACTCCAGGAACAGTCCCAGATGAAATTATATGCGGAACAGGTGTCACAGTTATTATCAACTGAAAAGAATTTGCGCTTACAGTTGACAGCTGATGGAGAGAAATTCCAACAGTTTCAG GATGCATTGTTGAAAAGCAATGAAGTTTTTGAGACATTTAAACAGGAGATTGAAAAG ATGGCAAAGTCCATCAAGGAACTCAAGAAGGAAAACTTATTCTTGAAGAGCAAATGTGAGAAAACAGATGTCACTCTTATAGAACTTGTAGACGAG CGTGAACGGTTGAAGAAACAGTTGGAGAAAACAAAGAACCAGAAAGAAAAGCTTGAATCATTGTGCCGGTCACTTCAAGCAGAAAGGAAACAGAACTCCACTGGGAGCAACAACTCCGATTCTGTTCCATCTTGA
- the LOC103432901 gene encoding uncharacterized protein yields the protein MNPMAVATTQCQKMGDQKPQQGNKNVVNGRLLETKGANIPLWLMKTPPRVSRCLKPDFSAAAAASASDQQQSSPPVAKVVFCLDPITKTTEFTMELAATESENVPKCYALEMSKNKIPMSVFAESSQGTLSVEGYILDKLDMKPHNENLENYGKLCRERTKKSMKSRKIQVMNNDNGAHMRPRPGMMIGFVSPGPSEKKKMPTKGSDMKRTRKDRGEMEDIMFNLFEQKPNRTLRQLIQETNQPEQFLKDILKDLCVYNNKGANQGTYELKPEYRKSVEEPTPD from the exons ATGAACCCTATGGCCGTGGCGACAACCCAATGCCAAAAGATGGGAGACCAAAAGCCACAACAAGGCAATAAGAATGTCGTCAATGGGCGTTTGTTGGAGACCAAGGGAGCAAATATTCCACTGTGGCTCATGAAAACTCCCCCGCGCGTCTCTCGCTGTCTGAAACCTGATTTCTCAGCCGCCGCCGCTGCCTCCGCTTCTGATCAGCAGCAGTCTTCTCCCCCTGTGGCCAAGGTGGTTTTCTGTTTGGACCCTATCACCAAGACAACAGAg TTCACCATGGAACTGGCGGCCACGGAATCTGAAAATGTACCCAAGTGTTACGCTTTGGAGATGAGTAAAAACAAAATTCCAATGTCTGTGTTTGCGGAGTCATCACAAG GGACTTTATCCGTTGAGGGCTACATATTGGACAAACTTGACATGAAACCCCATAACGAGAACCTTGAGAACTATGGGAAACTTTGCCGCGAACGGACCAAAAAATCTATGAAGAGTAGAAAGATCCAG gTGATGAACAATGACAATGGGGCTCATATGAGACCCAGGCCTGGGATGATGATCGGTTTTGTGTCTCCTGGACCCAGC gagaaaaagaaaatgccaACGAAGGGGTCAGACATGAAAAGAACAAGGAAGGACCGCGGAGAAATGGAGGATATTATGTTTAATCTCTTTGAACAGAAACCAAACCGGACGTTAAGGCAACTGATCCAAGAGACAAACCAACCAGAA CAATTTTTGAAAGACATACTCAAGGACCTCTGTGTGTACAACAACAAGGGAGCTAATCAAGGGACGTATGAGCTGAAACCGGAATACAGGAAATCCGTCGAGGAGCCAACTCCCGATTAG
- the LOC103432421 gene encoding uncharacterized protein isoform X4 — protein sequence MENPEANQLPEVDSLPDGFVVSSPEPLAPATPTVEQEKPLGNNENDNSTERDSSKEPVGESAANEFQPSQDRAEKTQKLRTFPVLLSETDSSHVSVESVQVPKDASAEQTEEGTLVMPDSSVSVSEASVGLSVGGEVKEEQVEARCQSSERPEGGSDASPTNLKETSSLESVGTLKNRKTESTETKRKSVKRTFKSEKEFIEFTLKYQQALAERDSAISVRDKLESLCRELQRQNKVLMDECKRVSTEGQNLRLDLSVKFQDAIKDVSTKLDEQKEECISQLKENEMLRTKLQQLTYQHTLSEQQYEQKLKQKSLELQIADLKTKQHEEKLLQEQSQMKLYAEQVSQLLSTEKNLRLQLTADGEKFQQFQDALLKSNEVFETFKQEIEKMAKSIKELKKENLFLKSKCEKTDVTLIELVDERERLKKQLEKTKNQKEKLESLCRSLQAERKQNSTGSNNSDSVPS from the exons ATGGAGAACCCAGAAGCAAATCAGCTTCCTGAAGTTGATTCTTTGCCTGATGGGTTTGTTGTGAGCTCCCCAGAGCCGCTGGCTCCGGCAACTCCAACCGTAGAACAAGAGAAGCCGTTGGGTAACAACGAGAATGATAATTCTACAGAAAGGGATAGTTCAAAGGAACCTGTAGGTGAATCGGCTGCAAATGAGTTTCAGCCAAGCCAGGATAGGGCAGAGAAGACTCAGAAACTGAGAACGTTTCCTGTTCTGTTGTCTGAAACAGATAGTTCTCATGTTTCAGTAGAATCAGTTCAGGTTCCCAAAGATGCCTCTGCCGAGCAGACAGAAGAAGGTACACTCGTCATGCCTGATTCATCTGTTTCTGTTTCTGAGGCTTCGGTTGGGCTATCTGTAGGCGGTGAGGTAAAGGAGGAACAAGTTGAAGCAAGATGTCAAAGTTCAGAGAGAC CTGAAGGAGGCTCAGATGCGTCACCCACCAATTTGAAGGAAACGTCCTCATTGGAGAGTGTTGGAACTttgaaaaacagaaaaaca GAATCCACTGAAACCAAACGTAAGAGTGTAAAGCGTACCTTTAAATCTGAAAAGGAGTTCATAGAATTCACCTTGAAGTATCAACAAGCTCTTGCTGAAAGAGATTCGG ccATTTCTGTTCGAGATAAGCTTGAGTCCTTGTGCAGGGAGTTACAACGCCAGAACAAAGTATTAATG GATGAGTGCAAACGGGTGTCAACGGAGGGGCAGAACTTGAGATTAGATTTATCAGTCAAGTTCCAAGATGCAATAAAG GATGTGAGCACTAAATTGGATGAGCAAAAGGAAGAATGTATCTCTCAGCTAAAGGAGAATGAAAT GTTAAGAACTAAGCTCCAGCAGCTCACTTATCAGCACACTCTTTCTGAACAGCAATATGAACAGAAG TTAAAGCAGAAATCACTGGAGCTTCAAATTGCTGATTTGAAGACTAAGCAGCATGAAGAGAAATTACTCCAGGAACAGTCCCAGATGAAATTATATGCGGAACAGGTGTCACAGTTATTATCAACTGAAAAGAATTTGCGCTTACAGTTGACAGCTGATGGAGAGAAATTCCAACAGTTTCAG GATGCATTGTTGAAAAGCAATGAAGTTTTTGAGACATTTAAACAGGAGATTGAAAAG ATGGCAAAGTCCATCAAGGAACTCAAGAAGGAAAACTTATTCTTGAAGAGCAAATGTGAGAAAACAGATGTCACTCTTATAGAACTTGTAGACGAG CGTGAACGGTTGAAGAAACAGTTGGAGAAAACAAAGAACCAGAAAGAAAAGCTTGAATCATTGTGCCGGTCACTTCAAGCAGAAAGGAAACAGAACTCCACTGGGAGCAACAACTCCGATTCTGTTCCATCTTGA
- the LOC103432448 gene encoding uncharacterized protein, which yields MDSLFNFKAPSDDCVPSELDILKCPFLRNINEPTNFSFASSLAFPVPGRGAKGPIFEDGPNFDMAFRLFHGSDGVVPLSGRSYVHSDIVEPQPAPPVFNPLAARAATISLSSFGAGGPFSFDAFHKKWKNQQKKANSSKKDSTSKGGNSNHEAVSNEWLQSGSCPIAKSYRAVSGVIPLVAKAFQPPPGMKIKCPPAIVAARAALSRTAFAKNLRPQPLPAKVLVIGAMGMSANVPLGIWREHTQKFSLSWFAAVHAAVPFIAVLRKSVLMPKSAMAFTIAASVLGQVIGSRAERYRLKAVASKKLPLTETSAGGATSELQVLQVKTGHCNAIEEWNSVGLQVARPSSSTDVFC from the exons ATGGATTCCTTATTCAATTTCAAAGCTCCAAGTGACGATTGTGTGCCGTCTGAGCTTGACATTCTCAAATGCCCATTTTTGAGAAACATCAATGAGCCCACCAATTTTTCCTTCGCCTCATCCTTGGCGTTCCCAGTGCCT GGACGTGGAGCCAAAGGTCCAATTTTTGAAGATGGTCCCAATTTTGACATGGCGTTTCGGCTTTTCCATGGGAGTGACGGAGTTGTCCCGCTTTCTGGAAGATCATATGTGCATTCTGACATAGTTGAGCCTCAACCAGCCCCACCTGTGTTTAATCCATTAGCTGCAAGGGCAGCTACGATCAGTCTCTCATCCTTTGGTGCTGGAGGGCCATTCAGTTTCGATGCATTCCATAAGAAATGGAAGAACCAACAAAAGAAAGCTAATTCCTCGAAGAAGGATTCTACTTCAAAG GGAGGAAATTCTAATCACGAGGCAGTGAGCAATGAGTGGCTGCAATCCGGAAGCTGTCCGATCGCAAAGTCATACCGTGCTGTTAGCGGTGTCATTCCACTAGTCGCAAAGGCTTTTCAGCCCCCTCCAGGCATGAAAATCAAGTGCCCGCCTGCAATAGTTGCAGCCCGAGCAGCCCTGTCGCGAACTGCATTTGCAAAGAACCTCCGCCCGCAACCCCTTCCTGCAAAAGTACTTGTGATTGGAGCAATGGGCATGTCAGCCAATGTTCCTTTAGGGATATGGAGAGAGCACACCCAGAAATTCTCACTATCTTGGTTCGCGGCCGTGCATGCAGCCGTCCCATTCATAGCCGTACTCCGGAAGTCTGTGCTGATGCCTAAATCAGCCATGGCGTTTACCATTGCCGCATCAGTACTTGGACAGGTCATTGGCTCCAGAGCAGAACGGTACCGTCTGAAAGCAGTGGCTTCTAAAAAATTACCTCTGACTGAAACCTCCGCTGGTGGTGCGACGAGCGAGTTACAGGTGCTCCAGGTGAAAACCGGTCACTGCAATGCAATTGAGGAGTGGAATTCAGTTGGCCTTCAGGTAGCGCGTCCTTCGTCATCCACAGATGTGTTCTGCTGA